ACTCTCCCTTCCCCGTCTCCGCCGTACCTCATAGGCCGAAGCGGCAGCTCCCTCCTGGGCCGCCCGGCTGGCCACTGGTAGGCAACTTACTCCAGGTCATCCTCCAAAACCGCCCTTTCATCTACGTGATACGCGATCTGCGCGCCAAGTATGGCCCGATCTTTACCATGAAGATGGGCCAACGCACGCTTGTCATCGTCACGAGCTCGGAGCTCATCCACGAGGCCCTCGTCCAGCGCGGCCCGCTCTTCGCCACCCGCCCGCCCGACTCGCCGACCCGCCTGGTCTTCAGCGTCGGCAAGTGCGCCATCAACTCGGCCGAGTACGGGCCGCTCTGGCGGACCCTCCGGCGGAACTTTGTCGCCGAGCTCATAAACCCGACGCGGATCCGGCAATGCACTTGGATTCGGAAGTGGGCGATCGAGGATCACTTCAAGAGGCTCGAGAGAGAGGGATCAGAGAAGGGCTATGTGGAGGTGATGAGCAATTGTAGGCTCACCGTGTGTAGCATTCTGATATGCTTGTGCTTCGGCGCGAAGATCTCGGTAGAGAAGATCAAGCACATCGAGGGCGTGCTCAAGGAAGTGATGATGATGACCACGCCGAAGCTGCCGGACTTCTTGCCGGTCCTCACGCCGCTCTTCCGCAGGCAACTGAAGGTGGCGAGGGAGCTGAGGAAGAGGCAGATGGAGTGCTTGGTTCCGCTCATTAGAGAGAGGGCAGCTTTCGTGGAGAGCGGAGGCAAAGCGAGCGAGAATGGCGGGTTGGGAAGCGAGTCTTGCTTCGAAATGCTGAGTCCACTCGGTGCAGCTTATGTTGACTCGCTGCTAGGGCTTGAGCCAGCGGGAAGAGAGCTTGGAGATGAAGAGCTGGTCACGCTTTGCTCCGAAGTCATTAGTGCTGGTAAAAAAACAATTTATTCTTAACGTATAAGTTAACTAAGATTATGACCTTGTCTTGTCGGATCCTTCGTGTGTCacttgtcattttcttgttAAATTCCTACAATGAcctaacttttttatttcttcaggTACCGATACTAGTGCAACCACAGTGGAATGGGCGTTGCTCCATCTAGTGCAAGACCAAGACATCCAGCAGAAGGTATACCATGAAATCGTCCGACACGTGGGGAAAGATGGACTGGTCAACGAGACCGACGTCGAGAAGCTCACGTACCTCGGTGCGGTCGTCAAAGAAACGCTCCGGCGGCACCCGCCGAGCCACTTCCTCCTGTCCCACGCGCCAACGGAGGAGACGGAGCTCGGCGGCTACGTGATCCCGGCACAAGCCACCGTGGAGTTCTACACCGCGTGGGTGACCCAGGACCCGGACCTCTGGGCAGACCCGGACGAGTTCCGGCCCGAGCGGTTCCTGGACGGTGACGGCATCGGCGTCGACGTGACGGGGACAAAGGGGGTCCGGATGGTGCCCTTCGGCGCGGGGCGGAGGATTTGCCCGGCGATGACCTTGGGCACGTTGCACGTGAACCTGTTGCTGGCGAGGATGGTCCACGGGTATCGATGGGTTCCGGTGCCGAACGACCCGCCCGACCCGACCGAGACCTTCGCCTTCACCGTGGTGATGAAGAACCCTCTCAAGGCGATTATGTTGCCCAGACAAGATAAGAGTGGCCTTGGCGGGACTAAGGAGTAATTAAGGACTCTCTTAATGTTAAAATTGATGTGGCAGACCATGTTATGTTATATTTATGCTTGAATTAGGTCTCGTGTGATGGTCCTATTAGGGGATGATAGACATCGACATCGACATAGATGTTTGAAAGCACTGCCAGCAAATATTGCATGCTTTCTTTAGTTTGTGAAGAATAAGTCTTTTTATGGTCATTCTCTCTTTTAGGGCCTACTTATAGTTATTTTCTCTCAACATTCATCACACGGGTCTAAAACCTTCTTGAGTTTCACTTGATCAAAATTTCTCCAAATGAAAAGTTTAACGTTCGGACGGCCGGCATCCACGTAAGTGATTTCCGAACAAAATTGACTGaaaaggattatattgataaattgtcaaaatatttaggatcgaatcggtcaaattaaaaagtttgcgACTAAATTGACATGCGTATgttaggtttagaactttttcttctatttctccTATATCTTTCGTGGCATAGTGAGTAATGATAGCCTTACGGGTATACACTAAAGCTAGTTCATATGTGACATCACATATTGTAATGAGGGCATTTGGATAGCTGAACCATAGTTATCTCCCAATTAGCATATATCACATCCATCACTTAGTAAATCAATTAATTCGATGACTTATTCTTCGTACGCATGATAATAATATTCGTGTTGATGCAATCCTACGCACACACTAAACATAAGTACCTTACATCGACTTTGTGTTTATTCACTTGGGTTGGCATATCTAAACCAAAACCTAAATAACATTTTCCAATCTCTTTGAAGTATCACACGACTACTACAATACATGATTACGATAAGCCAACAAAGAGAGTGATTCCGAAATTTGAGCGCTACGTAGGACGAAATCGATAGCATGTGGAGAACGTGATTAGTCGGTCACATCAGGTCGGTGGTGTAACCAACATGAacatttcttcttctctttcataACGATACGATATGTATCGAGAAAATCCGTCCTTCCTTACTTTGTTTGCATTTTCGATTTGACTTggatctttttctttccaaggCTTTTTTTGGCAACGCCTCGAGGCCAATGTCCCAACCTCGCTACTGCCAAATCTCCTCCTAAGCTTCGAACGATAAACGCACAAAATCACTTACTAATTAGTAACAAATCAATGGCTAGTTTCATTGTAATTTAGTAGCCGATGAACCACGTTGCTAGATTCAAGCTGCACGTAGTTTATCAGAACTCTGCCCTCAGCACTAAATCAATAAATGCCCAATCCGGTGACAttgatatggaaaattattCTATATATGTTTAGCAGATATATTTTTGGGGGAAAATTATCAGAACAATCGTAAGTTTACGAATGTCAAttccgtcttttttttttttatttagccaatttagtcctaaatactTTAACGATCTGTCAATATAGTTTTGTCGGTCAAATTTGATGGAAATCAATGACATGGACGCCGGCTACCGTATGTGATGTGgtcggtgctaacgtggataatctttatatattttttaaaaaaaattctgttttagaaaatgacaaaagaagaaaaaaaattcagaaaatttgtgaatttttttttttttatttgttctagAGTCTCAGTGTGATTTTTGTTTAGTATAGTCCAATGAATTTAAAGGGACTTGAGGTGGGCACTAAAGACGGAGAGATGCAGCAACGCTGATTCCTTCTctgttcttttccccttttcttttcttttttgggcgaGCAACAGCAACATTAATTTCTTCTGACCACCAACTTGTCAAAACATAGTTAGTCTCATTTACACTTCTCTTCGTACAATGTCGTTGAACTAAGGATGCATCGCCAACAAGTGGATTCAAAGATATTATGCAAAACACAGGTCGACGACGCAACGACCGAAGCTCCAATGATTCACTTCAGGCGCGAGATACTACTATACGATCCTACCCAGCGGCAGCCATTCGAAAATGATGTAAAGTCTACTTTCCCCACCATCACCCCCTTAAGttaggagaaaatattttttttttccttcatcccAAAAAATACTCCCGAATTTTTCAGGTCCAACTTTGATAACATTCACGTGTATAGAGACTTTTCAAAGCAAATTGCTCCTTTTGAGGTAAATGTAATCAATTCTCATGTACAGAGCACCTACCATTTTTGAGGGGTTCATTGACCTTTGGCCAAATATTTATTCCCTATTTAATGTCTCTACCTAAGAAAGAGAGTGATTTCCCGCACAGTCTTCATTGATACAATGACATCTACTATCCATTCGCATCGTTCCGGAACGGTTGAGATTTTATGTCGTGAAAAAATGGTACTTACTCGGGAGCACGCAGCAGAAGTCCAATACCCTCGCCCGAGGAGATCATCGAGAAGGAGCCCAAGTCAGAGCCCATTAACGTATCTAGTTTGGCCTaccttcacttaaaagcttaagccaatgagttatgagccactTTGAATATATTTACTGCTCAACATcatatcaattctccgatgtgggatttctctaacacagTTCACATGTGCATCCTAATAGTTCCATTGGCTAAAGAGAATCACTATGTTTATTGTTCCAGATAACTTGAGTCCTGCTTGCCATTGACACTCGAGGAACACCCATTCGCCGGTTCCGTTCTTCGCTCTTCCGTGCTCGCATTTGGATCATCTACCTTTGAATTTTTGTCGCGCATTACCCATCGATTTGTTCGGCCCCTAAATTCTTGACATCAAAATTCACGAATGCCTCGTTAACATGTTCTAAGGTAATCATGTTTTCGGTTTCGATTTATTTGTGCCGCGGGAATGCTACGCTTGCTCTTACTAAATGCAACTATCGTTTCAAATTTAAATGATCACTAAAATGGAATCTACTTTAGTATGCATGAAACCGACATCTCTCGCGTATGATGACGAGTGTCGTGGAAATAACGTGAAAGCTAACGACTCTTATAATTCTAAGTTACACGTGAAAAAACAGAATTACGATAGAAATTAATGAGgaacaataagaaaaaatcagagATCTATGTGGTCCGGCATTTAGTGTCGGTACCTACTTCACGTGAAGATTTAGCCACCAAGAAATTCACTATGAATTTGGAGAATGCAGACTTTACAGTTACTCGCTCAAGACCAAAGCAAAACCACGCAAAGGTGATCTCACATTCTCCCACAGAAATCTCACTCAAAAATTCGTAGAGGAAAACCCTAACACTTCTCTTACTCGCTCCAGCGTCTAGGAgcgaaaatgacaaaaatagcccataaactttggctcaatgtggTCTGAAAACTTCTAATTTATCcaatatggtccataaactttagttcaatgtaTAATGTCGTCCctatacttttaatttcttcaatgtagtccctaaatttttggaaaatgtttgaaCTAGTCACTGAGCTATATGAAAATCTTCAATATTGTCCCTCACGCacaatttttatcaattgatgAGTCAATATTTGACTATCCACCACAAGAAAAATTTGTTCGTCAAATGTTTGAAaaaccttcattttttttttgtgggttcgTCATGAATGACAATGCATCGCCTTATTCTTCGCATCCTACATATTTTTCTTCTGATTTCACCCACAATCATCACGTTCCCAACAAAAATGTCATTCTACCTGACTTGCCTCTGCATGCAGTAAAAGTTAGGCTTTTTTACTGTTACTCATAGTAATGTGGCAACCTCAGTCTCAAGAAAACAGAGGCGAAGAACGGTACAGAAGTAAAGAGAAGTAAGGATCCGTCTCAAACAAAGTCATAGAACTAGGAATACATGTCCTCATCGTTAGCTTCTGAAGCTGCTATTCCCTGCAATATGCTCCAGGGGATCCATAGTTGATCGTGTATCCCATATCTGGTTTCTTAACagggctaattccctaaaaaagccCTAACTTTAGGTTTAACGACGATTTTGGCCCGAACttctttttatctcataaaaaaacaccaactttaggtctaatgacATTGCTggcctgaacttttttttgtctcataaaaaaacacaaactctAACTCAAGTCCCAAAACTGACCCCACCTTAATTTGAAACCATTagttatcctacgtggcaattTTACGTGTTCAATAAATGGATTTAAGGCACTATTCATTGTCTTCTTAGCACAAAATTTGAAGTTATTCATCTACTTCACCTCCGGCACAACTTGAAGGGCCATGGTTAACCTATTCATCGCCTTCTTCACTTCACCCGCAAGCATAAGCTGTTTAAGCTGTGTATTATCACCCATGGAGAGATGCCATGGTTGAGATCTGCTAAGCTCACGACTAgagccttcttttttttaacaagcCTAGCCCTATCCCTTCCCCGAAGCGAATGAACAACTTCAAATTATGTGCCAAGACGAAGATGAATAGTGATAAATAGTGTCTTAAATCCACGTCAACAAGCCACGTGGATTTATTGATGGTATGGAATTGCCATATTGGACAACTAATGGTTTCAAATTTAAGGGAGGTGGATTTGGGACTCTAgttaaagtttgtgctttttcaTGGGATGAACAAAAGTTTGGGCCCAAATCgtcattggacctaaagttggtgtttttttatgagataaaaaaagttcgggccagAATCATCATTAGACCTAACATTGGTGCTTTTTCAGGGAAATAGCCCTTTCTTAACATGATGATGGTTCTTCATATCTTGAACCATGGACTCCTCCACCTACTcactcatgttttttttttcttttgaaggagGGGGTGAATTACCATCGGGGTTGTGGCCGCTTGCCAAGTTCGATCTATCATTCTCTACGTCAGCACATATGCGTTTTGACATGATATATTAGGCAGAACGCTAAGGGAGCACAAACTTGAtcagtataccagtttggatttCTTTTAGTGAGAGGGTGAACATGTCATGCGTTTTTTAGCTTGAAAATCTTTCTAAgacgaaaattaaattggaGTAAACATTGTTGGGAGGTCTTAGGCATCTCTCATCTAAAAGGTAGCTCAAATATTGAGACTTTCACTCATACTTTTCAACTGACTACCAACCCCCTTCACAATCAATGTGAAACAATCCATTGGCAAATTTTTAACGATATTGGTGTCCAGATCAGTTTTCTCTTATatcgatttattttttcaaggAAATGAATGAGTACTTTAGTCAATCTTGCAAGCGCATTGACCTTCACACTAAATTAGTAAGAACATATTGACAAGACATTTGATGAAATTCTCCACcaacccatcttcttcttcttcttcttcctttttagaCTATTCCATCTTCAGAGCCTTGTCATATGTAGCTTCAAGCTCCAATTTCGGCTGTCAACTATGCACCCTAGAAACCAGCTCAGGTGCTTCGACCTCACTTCTTCTAAGCCCCCTCTCAAAAAATTGAGGACTCTTTTAATAGTCACATTATCACCTACACCTTAATGGGTGCAATGCAACGCCATGAATCAAAGCTTCATCTCTAACGGATTTTACTGAAAGTCCTATGAAGCAAGCCAACCTCTGCATTGTTGTGTTCTGTTTCATTCATGATGTTCGTCTCTATGCATTATGCCCATGTCCTTTCTCGCATTGCACAAAGCGCAGCCCCGAGGtttctttcttctgttttggTTGGGTTTTTGCAGCAGAAACAAATTGATTTTGAGACTAAAACTAGAGGATGGTGGAGCGAAATTCATCCGCAGGCATGGTTAATGCATCTGCACTCTGTGTCAATAAAGGAACATGTCGcgaaaggggagagagagagagttgatcgCATTGCGGCAGACTTCAGCCGAACTACAGAGAGAGAGGATCAAGAATGCAGAGCTCATGGAGAGATTTTCTGAACTTGAAGCTACTTTACgatgcaaaatttattttccagcAGAAGAGCGGTCAACACAATGTGATCCCCGATGCATAACTACATATTTTTCAATACTTGTTGAAATCTCCACAAGTTCTACAGGTTTCATCAAATCTTACCTAATAAACAATAGGAGacttgtgaaaattttttgtCAGAAGTACACTCTTGCAGGACAAAGCGCAGCTTCATGTGACCTCAATTTTTCACGTTGGAACCCATGTggtattgtcgcgacctaaaaattcagaaaaatttccaggctaaatggattatcgggttaattatttaaccaacctaactcggactctcccaagtccataccaaatcgcaacttgagattcaattgattaatgtgcaatgtattttaattttggagccgccactaatcatttatggtaggtcgattagaaacctaaataaaatagcgggagaactattttattcctacgaaccggagattaagagttcggggacttgattacgccagattactctaacgccctttcggtaccattttatttcatgaaaaaatcatttaagaaggcaacattaattgattttaacctaagtcactaacaaaggttatcatgcgggtgcgcaatcaattaatgaacatccaggaatcaatataatcaaaggAGCAcgcgccacacaagatagttcttttatttttgatttttttttgcatgaaaaactatactatatgcaatacaatgttatgaattaaatgcaagactaaataagatgacatgcaaattaaattaatatgcaagtgagaccgtggtttaattaaattaactacgtgacatataaattaattaaaacctagacatgcaattttaatacgcaatataagctaaaatgcaacctaatatgacatggtaagaaataatgacgtggcaaagatgacgtggcatggatgacatggcatgtatgacgtggcatggatgacgtggcatgtatgacgtggcatggatgacgtggcatggatgacgtggcatgtatgacgtggcatggatgacgtggcaaggatgaatgattttttttatattttcggatgaattaatttcctaaaatagaactatgccaaaacaatatttatcttgcatattttagagttcaaattgacctaaaccctaatatattaagatagattattttaagcataaaattctatttaaacatgcaatttctattctagtatgcaatctaacctaaataaaaaaaattagatatgcaatatctacatgatgttattttttaaaagatgcaattttcagatatgcaaagtgaatgaatgcaatttttttagaattttttagatcacatcatgcgacgggtatattctaaaaaaaatatgacaatcaagcaattcaaatcaaatgaggaaagtgaatataccaatcaatatcaatcaagaaagtggatttatcaatcaagttttgaaatatttcgcgaatatttgagtcaatctttaattcgtaatcttacgattaacaattaaatccaaatcattgcctaatcgagtattccatcaataatcctaaagatggacgttctcgatcgtgtgacaagttgcggattaggaaagaaaattttcctaatcaatctgtattttgaaaaaatatccacctcgatgcaatattcaagatatgcaagtaaatcacaaaataagcaagtgaatatattgaagttcaagataggaaatttaccttgtcttgcaaaatttGCACTTTCCACAAATTGCACACCAAGCTTCAAACGATCGACCGAATGGCTACGGAACAGCGAGCAAAGATGCCGAACAGCAGCAAAAATCGGCCTCGGGGGGAAACCTTCAACCTTTCTCACCGTTTTCCTCTTCACGCCAATCTCACGTGAATTTGATGTACGTGCAGAAAATTTTTTGCTCCACCTCCTTTTGTGAACGTCCatgacatatgtatatataggcATGAGATTAGGGTTTCTTGCCCATATCTCTTTCCTATTTTCATTCAAAGGACATATTATGATATCTCTACGATATTATTGAAACAATTGGCTCATTTatcctttaagatttgaaatattattgcCCCCAAACCAATATTACGaattttaatgaattaattGCTTCCATCGTCGGTCCTATAAAATgcaaatgtaatgcatgaatgctaaaattaatgataaaaatgatttaattattttttttgtgagagctAAAActaatcctctttttttttttttatacaagataaatgatttaagaaaaatcaaaatttaggtgtcaactgctgcccctctttgagtggaggttcgtagaggtttcgctcaaagaccaaaattgaaacctaaattttgacaatgcaaatgatttttttttgaattttttttatgcaataagaatgatgcatgatatgcaaaatgcagACAATAAAATTAACATGTGTAGTGACTTTCCACTTCCATTCCGACGGAGCAGTGAGATACTtacacatggatcgcatacggaATACTaggtttttatgcaaaatactcTGTAATGCTAAGGAGCCTCTTTTATTCCCCATTCttcattttggtgaaaaattgggttTTGAAGAGTTGAGTGTTTATCTCCCGGCAAGTCGCCATGTGGACTATAAACCGTGAGTCGGTAGGGATGTGAAAAGTGGTGTGACGTCCGAGCTAATCGGTACGAACACTATGTCTCTCGGCAAGTCACCATGTGGACTATAAACCGTGAGTCGGTAAAGAAGTGAAAAGAGGCGTGACGTCCGAGCCAATCGGTACGAACACTAAGTGTCTCGGCAAGTCACCGTGTGGACTATAAACCGAGAGTGGTAAAGATGAATGTGAAACCCGAGCTAATCGGTATAAACACAAAAGGGAAGTGACGCCTGAGTTGAATAGAACGAACACAAAGGGGTGTGACGCCCGAGCTAATCAGAACGAACACAAAGAGGACAACTTGAGCTAATCAAGTGCGAATTTAAGGTGAGATTTTTTTGAAAGGGAATCAAGGAGCATACCCGAGTTCTTCTTTCTCGGTCAAGAATAACCTTGCTAACTGCATTGTACCTGACTTTTTATTTCATATGCAAGGCAAATACATGCAATAtgtttttttgacaaaattagcTCATGTTATCAAGCTTTATTGAGACAGAATGTCAATCAAGGAAACTTGTCTTGTCCTTTTGACAATCTGATGATATTGAATGAGAAACCTTCAGTCAAAAAGGACTTTTCACTCATTCTCTCATTAAAAGGGCTATTTTACCCGATGGTTGATACGGGTTCGaaaatcactcaaactcacttCATTGTGCTTGATAAGGATCCGGGTATTCTCGAAATCAGCATAACATGACCAATCCGAGAGGTCTTTGTGAGGGTTATAATGTAGGCTTGGTCGAAGGTTAAGCAATGGGGACTCTTGAGAgtcgttttggctttgaaagaattgatacGATTTGCTGCTTTgagtttacaagtcgggaaccccgcaaaatgagatagaaaaatcttgctcgcacttctttgaGCAACATTTATGAGCATACGAAATCCTATGTTAACCCGAGTGccttaatctgaagagactttggTAAGGGTTGTAGCATAGGTTTGGGTAGGCATGAAATGAATGGTCTATTTTCACCAAAAAGGAagcattatttgagaaaattgagaattGGTGATCATCCAATCGTGCTTCCACCACGGATTCTTGctctaattattttcattgacGATCTGATGATTGTTTGAGTCTTCTGCTCCATGGCTTTTCCTTTGTAGAATTTCAAGTGATCCTTCTTTTCATGAGGGAGCGTCTTGCGGGTTTTTGCTGAagtccttctctcttcttcaatttttttttttttgagagagattttttttttagagattgaGAGAGGGGACATCATTCATTGAATCTTTTATGCCCCTTCTTTGATTCTTCTAGGTTTCCACTTGCCCCAAGTCGCTTTGAACTTGCTTTAAGATGATTTCATTTGTTCACCATGggaatgatcaccaattgggttgaaatgaatccaccgctcaaattgggtacGCAAAGGGTATAGTGTGTAGGGagatagaaagaaatgctcttcgtcatatcTAAGGCACTCAAGCTAACACAAAatttgcatgcaataaatatgcttgaagattgatgcaagtgaaagcaagaaaattctaaCCATATCCGAACTTTTTGAGAAGTTGCCCTAGTATGGGATTGTTCCTGACAGGGGTGAGAAATGAAACTTTGCTCAAAGGGGGTTAAGCGaaggataacctgtagtgtttagatagagaaaatgaatgcctctcatcattttggtcgtcatacttttctCGAGATAACCCTTACCTTACCAACACGGAATATTTTCACTCAATTCGCACTGGGATTAATTTTTggacgtgtatggaaatggcttgcctttcatcgtctTAGCGTTTCTCATTCAGTATGATCATTTATCAAGAACGAAACAGACTTCCCGATCAAATCCTCCTCTCAATAAAGATTAGCAAGATGACAAAATCATGTATCGAATTTTTTCAATATGTGAGCGCCTTTTAAGCATGCAAAATGTAGCAATGAATTGTGCTATGAAAAGCTCATGCGAACAACACTAGCATATTCGGATCATATAAAGCCTTCAAGAACGAGGGCTGTAGATTGCCCCAAGATATGCATGAGGCAAGTCATATGAGGGATTATGATGCTCTGATTGTCATGTCGGTTGCATGCCCCCGTAAGAAAAAGTGTTACCCTTAGAATCGAATAAGTTGAAGAAGAAATACTCCCTTTAATAGGCTGGGGGTTCACTTTGGGTTTGCCCCATTTTCGGTCGGGATGGATCTTGCTTGAGTGGGTGACTTCTAGAATTGCCCCCTAGATTTGGCCTAGGTCGGAAGCTAGATGTCCAGTGAGTTATTTACGTGCTTGATCCCGCACAAGAAGAATGTGCATGGGTGGAGACTTGgagaataaaatgaaatatccCCAATTGTTAGTACGCTTCGTGGTAGCGAGTCAAAGTCACGCTTCCTAACTTGGTATCCGCAAAGGAGAAAATAGAGGGTCATTTCTAAAAAGAATGATCAAACTTGGTAAGAAATACTCCCTTTAAGATAGGGCTATCATGGCTTTGCGCCGCTTTCAATTGGGCGACGTGGGACGATTGAGGGTGAAACATAGATCAACTTTGATTGCATGATGAACTGAGATTAGCTAGGGATCTCTAGCTTGCTTTAAAGCTCGACATTCATGTGTGGGGCCACCCTATGATCCATTGGGCTGATGCATAGTCAAAGTTAAGAATCTACCTCTTTACCCTCGATATATATAGTAAATAGATTAATAAGACAAACAAGGTTAAAACGCATGCCAGCCATTTATGAAAAaatctcgaacttttttttttttttgaaaacctcGGGACGAGAATCTCTCGAAGCCCAACCCTCAAGTACTTAccataaatgataaattttcaatcgttggttatcgtcatcgggttggtttggtaTACTTCAACGAGATtccaaaatttatgaaaaacatttgtaattttattgataataaatCAATCGAATTACATGTCATTGCAATagaaatcctaaagtgcaacatggaatagaaaggaaaattctAGAAAGTAGCAAAGGTTCCCTCGTAGGGGAAATGACTCAAGAATGGTTGCTCTTGACCAGCGGCCATTTCCATTGAAGGTTCTTCAAATATCGCTCGAATGATCCGGTAGCGGGTTGCTCTGCACATTGGGCTTACTATTTggttgaaatgcaaatgccccGGTCTCAAGTAGATCCTGGATGCGGTGCTTGAGCACGAGACAATCATCGACCGAATGGCCCTGTTCGTTGGAATGATAGTCGCACTTTTTTGTAGGATCATACCTAGGATACTTCGCAGGATTGGGACGTTGGGGCTCAGAGGACAACAGACCCTTCTTGCGTAGGACGGCCAAGACTTGGGAAAGTGTACCGGGAAGTGGAGTGAACGTTCGGTTCTTGCGCCGATTCGTCCTCCGATTTTGCTGACTATAGCCCGATGTCCGTTGAGGAGCAAATTGCATCTTTTGGACTTCAGCTGGTACCTTCCGGACATAAGTCATATTGACTTCGGAGGTGTGATCCTTATCCTTCTTACCCGTAAATC
The sequence above is drawn from the Rhodamnia argentea isolate NSW1041297 chromosome 9, ASM2092103v1, whole genome shotgun sequence genome and encodes:
- the LOC115742856 gene encoding cytochrome P450 77A3, whose amino-acid sequence is MELLDILVFGLAAVLLCLWWRYSPFPVSAVPHRPKRQLPPGPPGWPLVGNLLQVILQNRPFIYVIRDLRAKYGPIFTMKMGQRTLVIVTSSELIHEALVQRGPLFATRPPDSPTRLVFSVGKCAINSAEYGPLWRTLRRNFVAELINPTRIRQCTWIRKWAIEDHFKRLEREGSEKGYVEVMSNCRLTVCSILICLCFGAKISVEKIKHIEGVLKEVMMMTTPKLPDFLPVLTPLFRRQLKVARELRKRQMECLVPLIRERAAFVESGGKASENGGLGSESCFEMLSPLGAAYVDSLLGLEPAGRELGDEELVTLCSEVISAGTDTSATTVEWALLHLVQDQDIQQKVYHEIVRHVGKDGLVNETDVEKLTYLGAVVKETLRRHPPSHFLLSHAPTEETELGGYVIPAQATVEFYTAWVTQDPDLWADPDEFRPERFLDGDGIGVDVTGTKGVRMVPFGAGRRICPAMTLGTLHVNLLLARMVHGYRWVPVPNDPPDPTETFAFTVVMKNPLKAIMLPRQDKSGLGGTKE